The Posidoniimonas polymericola genome includes the window ACGGCCAGCGCTTGTTGCGGGGCAGCCCGGCGCCGTGATCGGACCAGAAGAACACGATCGTGTCCTCCTCCAGGCCATCTTCCCGGAGTTGTTCCAACAGATCCGCGGCGTCGTAGTCTGCCTGAGTGATGTTCTCGAGGTAGTTGGCCCAGTCGCGGCGTACTGGCTTGGTGTCGGGGAGGTAGGGCGGCGGCATCAAGCGGTCAGGGTCCAGCCGGTCCGCAGCGGTCAAGTCTGGCGTGATACGGCGGCGCCCCTTGCCGCGCGGCCAGACCTTGCTCTCGTGCGTGTTGGTGAGGTTGAACACCGCAAAGAACGGCTGCCCCTCCGTCCGGTTCCGCCAATGGGCGTTCTTACTCGAATCGTCCCAAGGTTTGCCGGCGTCGATCAGGTTGTAATCCGTCTTGGAGTTGTTGGTGCAGTAGTAGCCCGCCTCCCGGAGGTGCTCGGGGAAGCAACGCACGCCTGAGGGAAGCGTGGTCCGGCACCGCATGTGGTGGGCGCCGATGGACGTCGGGTACACCCCGGTGATGATCGAGGACCGGTTGGTAGCGCAGACCGGGCACGTGGTGAAGGCTCTTGTGTACCGCACGCCTCGCGCGGCCAAGGCATCGAGCGTGGGGGTGTTGGCGTCTTCGCAGCCGTAGCAGCCGAGGTGCGGTCCAATGTCCTCCACGGATATCCAGAGGATGTTTGGGCGGGCGGGGCCAGCCGCCAAGGCGGTCGCGGCGACCAACAGGCACCAGCAGGCGCCAACAATCCGGAACATATCGCTGCGCCCTCTCAAGAATGCCTAATCTACGAACAAATTGTCGCCGGCGGCTACGGGCCGCGAACCCCCATGATCTCTTGCCGCCCGGGCGCCTGTCAAAGGACCGCCTCTGGCTCGCGGCGTTCCTCTCCAGGTGAGCGTCTGTAGCGCCAGCGTTGCTGCTTGCCGAAGGGCACGCCTCCCCCGGTGGTTCGCCGGAGCCTGCCGGCCCGCGAACGCTATCAATACGACGCGACCTTGCTGTTCTGTTTCCGGTAGGCGCTGGGCGGCACGCCGGTCACCTTCTTGAACGCGACCGAGAGGTAGTCGGCGTGGGCGAATCCGGCCCGCATCGCGATCGCCGCCAGCGGCAGGTCGGTCTCGCGGAGCAGCGCCTTCACCCGCTCGATGCGGATGCGGATGATCTCCTGGTGCGGCGTGCGGTGCAGCAGCTTGCGGAAGCGGTACTCGAGCGCCCGCCGCGAAAGTGGAACCGCTTTCAGGATGTCTGCAATAGCAATGCCCTCGCAGGCGTGCTCGCGGATGTAGCGTTCGGCGGCAATGATGTCCTCGTCGTCGATGGCGAAGATATCGCTCGAGCGGCGTTCGGCGATCCCGAGCGGCGGCATCCGGTAGACCTCCGAGGTCACCGCCTCGCCGTTCATTATCTGGTCGAGTAACTCGGCGGCCTTGTAGCCGGCGCCGTACGCGTCCGGGATGACGCTCGACAGCGGCGGCGTGCAGATCGAGCAGAGCCGCTCGTCGTTGTCGACGCCCACCACCGAGACCTGCTCCGGCACCGCGACCGCGATCTCGCGGCAGATATCGAGGATCTGCTGGCCGCGGAAGTCGTAGCACGCCATCACGCCGACCGGCTTCGACAGCTTTTTGAGCCACTTGCGGAGCCGGTCGCGTTCCTGGGTGGACGAGTAGTCGTCGTCGTGCACGGACTTGGCCATAAACAGGCTGCACTCCAGGCCGAGTTCCTTGCAGACCGCGGCGAACTGATCCTCGCGGGCGTTGGACCACAGGAAGGATCGGTCGCCGCAGAACGCCAGCGAGCGGAAACCGCGGCTCGCCAGGTGCCGCGCGCCCTGGTCGGCGATTTCTTTGTCGTCGGTCTCGACGCAGGGGATGTTTCCGATCAGCCGTGCGGCGCTGACGTCGACGGTCGGCACATTCAGCCGGCGGACCTTTTCGGCGACCGCCTCGTTCTCGATGCGGGCGATAATGCCATCGCCCTTCCACTCCCGGAGCCAGAGCGGCGGGCTTGCTCGCCGCTCGTGCTCTCCCATGTAGATCGACCACCGCGCGTGCTGCCGCTGGTAGGCGACAACCCCGTCCATCAGTCCTCGGGCGTAGGCGTTGGAGGTCTCGATGAGCAACGCCACCGAGCGACGCTTGAGCTTGACGGCCATGAGATTCCCTGAACACGGCGTAAGAAAGGTTAGCCTTGCGATTCGACCGCTCAGCGGCGGCCGCCCTGGGGCGGAACCGGGATCGGCAGAATTCCAGCCTTGGAAAGTCGTCGCGGCGCCTGACCGCCACTGCCCCGCTAGCCGCCAACCCGGGACCGTTGGCGACGGCACTTCTGCGTCGAAAAGCAATTCCTACCTGTCGAATGCCGCTTGCCCTAGCGGATTGGAAAGAAAAGAGGCGGACATGCAAACATTCGCCTGGAAAAGTACTATAACACATCTTCGAGCGGGCCAATTGCCTTTCTCGAGCCAGAAAGTGTGGGCTCCAGCGGCCAGGTCGATTTCACGCAAACCTTGCGTCTGGCCCGGCGACGTGATGGCGACCAGCCCCGACATCACGCTCGGGGTCTCCAGGGTAGCGATTGACTTAATGGCGATCATGGAGCGGCCGATGAGCCAGGGCACGAGGCGCCATCAGCTGGCGATGTACGTCGTGTACGAGAGCCCATTGCAGATGCTGACGGACAGCCCAACGCAGTACCGCCGCGAGCCGGAGTGTCTGGAGTTCCTCCGCGCCGTCCCCACCGTGTGCGACGACACGCGGGTGCTGCACGCCAAGCTGGGCGACTACGTGGCAGTCGTCCGCCGCAGCGGCGACGCGTGGTTCGTCGGGGCGATGACCGACTGATCGCCGCGGGACCTCTCGTTCCTCGGCCCGGGCGGGTACACTCTGGAGTCTTGGGCCGACAGTGTGAACGCCGACCAAAACGCTACCGACTACCAACGCCAGACACGCGCCGTCGCCGCGACCGACAGCCTGGACGTCCACCTCGCACCCGGCGGCGGCTGGGCCGGCTGGATCCGCCCGGCGCGCAACGACGAGGGGACCCATTTGAGCAGCAACCCGTTCGACCTAACTGGGAAGACCGCGATCGTCACCGGCGCGAGCCGCGGGCTCGGCCAAGAGTTCGGCCGCGCGCTCGCGCAGGCGGGCGCCGACCTGGTGATTACCAGCCGCAAGCGAGCGGACCTGGCTGATTTTCAGCAGGAGATCGAAGGCCTCGGGCGCAAGGTCACCGCGTTAGAGCTCGACGTCCGCGACCACGCCAGCATCCAGCAGATGGCCGCCGAGGCCGAACAAGCCTGCGGCGCGATCGACATCCTCGTCAACAACGCCGGCTGCAACGTCCGCAAGCCGGCCCTGGACGTCAGCTGGGACGACTGGAACCTGGTGCTCGACACCAACCTGCGGGGGACGTTCTTTGTCGCCCAGGCGGTCGGCAGGGGCATGGTTGAGCGCCGCTACGGCCGCGTGATCAACATCGGCTCAGTCACCTCGGTCGCCGGCTACGCCGGGTTGGGACCCTACTGTGCTAGCCGCGGCGGCGTGAAGCAACTCACCATGAGCCTAGCGGACGACTGGGGACCCCACGGTGTGACGGTCAACTGCCTGGCGCCCGGCTGGTTCCGCACCGAGCAGAACAAGGTGCTGTACGAGAACCAGGAGTGGCTCGAGTACCTGGTAGACCGCATCCCGCTCCGCCGCCCCGGCCAGCCGGGCGACCTCCGCGGCGCCGTGGTGTTCCTGGCGTCGGACGCGAGCGCGTACGTCACCGGCCAGACGCTGCTGGTCGACGGCGGCATCTCGACTGGGGCGACTCGCGCAACCGTGCCGGAAAAGAATGCTTAGCACGCAAAACCGCCCAGCACCGCATGTTTCGACAACGCACCCACCGAACCCGATGGCACCCATGCTCTGTACGCCCTCAATCTTGCTGCGGCAGTCCCTTGTTGCGACGATCGGACTGCTAAGCGTGTGCTTGCAGACTCCCTCCGCGCGGTCCGGCGAGCAGGTGGAGCTCACCGCTTACGTCGGCACCTACACCGGCCAGACAACCAGAGGCATCTACCGTCTGGACGTGGCGATTGACGGCGACCAGGTCGAGGGCGCCGCCGACTTAGTGGCAGAAACCGAGAACCCGTCCTATTTGACGCTGACGGCGGACCGCCAGCGTGTCTACGCGGTTGGCGAGATCACCGACTACCAGGGGAAACAGGCCGGCAAGCTGATTGCCTACCGGCGCGAGGACGACGGCCGCCTCGCCAAGCTCAACGAAGTCGCCGTGTGCGGGGGCGCGCCGTGCTATGTCTCGCTCGACCGGGACGAACGTTTTGCGTTGGTCGCGAACTACGCCGACGGGACTGTCTGTTCGCTGCCAATCCTCGCGTCGGGGGAGTTGGGAGCAGTCGCCTCTAGTCGGCAGCACGCTGGCAGCAGCGTCATCAAGAACCGGCAGCAGGGCCCGCACGCCCACTGCGTCGTCGCGGACCCGACCAACAGGTTCGTGCTGGCGACCGACCTTGGGGCCGACAAGATCTTCGTCTACCGGTTCGACGCCAAAACCGGCGAGCTCACTCCGCACGATCCGCCGGCGCTCGCGATGCCGCCCGGCTCGGGGCCGCGGCACCTAACCTTCCACCCCAACGGCAGGCTGGCGGTGGTCATTAACGAGCTGAACGGAACGCTCACCTCGATGAGCTGGGACGCCGACTCGGGCCGACTCGCGATTGTCGACTCCGAGAGCACCCTGCCACCGAATGTAAAGCAAAAGTCGTGCGCCGATGTCCACGTGCACCCCAACGGGCGTTTCGTTTACGGTTCGAACCGCGGCCACGACAGCATCGCCGTGTTCGCGATCGACGCGTCGACCGGCGAGCTCGATCCGGTCGACCACGTGCCCGCGCGGGTGAAGACTCCCCGCAACATCGCGCTCACGCCGTCGGGCGACTACCTGTTCGCCGGCGGGCAGTATTCGGGCGACATCAGCGTGTTTGCGGTTGACCCCGAGTCGGGTGGATTGGAGCCGGTCGGCGAGCTGTTTGCGGCGCCGACGCCGGTTTGCATCCGGTTCGCGGGGCGAGAATAACTGAGTTATTCACTCGCCTGGTCACCTGCCGGCCAACCTGACCGAGATAGTGCCGCTCGCTGAACGATCCCCCATCACGGGTGGTCGAGCCAGAGCCACGCCCCATAATAGGGCATCCTCGAAGCCAACCCTGCAGGCCAATGTGATGTACTTCTTGCCGCTCGCGCAGCAGACCCCATCTGAATCTCCCGGCGATGCGGCCGAGCTCGATACGCTCGAGATCCACGACCTGAACGACGCCACCCAGACGATCATCGCCAGCTTGTCGTCGATGCTTAACGACTTTTTGGCGCGTCTGCCGCTGATCGCCGCAGCGTTCTTGGTGATCGGCCTTACGTGGTTGGCGGCGGCCATCGCGGACCGGGTTACTCGCCGCACGCTGGCCCGGGTGCGGCTGCGCAGGAGCCTGAAGGACCTGGTCCGGCAGATTGTGTACGCGGCGGTGTGGGTCGTTGGCCTGCTGGTGGCCGCGGTGATTGTGTTCCCCGGAATGACGCCGTCGCGGGTGCTCACCGTGTTCGGCCTGAGCTCGATCGCGATTGGTTTCGCGTTCAAGGACATTGTCGAAAACTTCTTCGCCGGCGTGCTCATCCTCTGGCGGTTCCCGTTCGAGACCGGCGACTTTATCGAGTGCGACGGGATCGAAGGGGCGGTCGAGGAGACCACCATCCGCATGACCACGCTGCGGCAGGTCGACGGCCAGCTGATCGTGCTGCCCAACGCCCGGCTGTTCAAGTCGCCGGTGCGGGTCATGACCAGCCGCCGGGTGCGTCGCGCCCAGTTGATCTGCGGGGTCGACTACGGGACCGACCTGGCCGCCGCGCAGCAAGCACTTACTGAGGCGTTGACGCAGTGCGAGTTGGTTTCGAAGGACCCGCCGCCAGAGGTGTTCGCCCGCGAGTTTGGCGGGTCGAGCATCGACTTCGAGATCTGCTGGTGGAGCGGCTCGACGCCCAAGGAGCAGCGGGCAGCGCGTGACCAGGTGGTGCAGGCGATCAAGTCGCAGCTCGACAACGCGCGGATCGAGATCCCGTTCCCGCACCGCACGCTGACTTTCAAGGAGCCGCTGCGGCATGCTCCGTCCGAGGCCGACCAGGCATAGCGGTCCTGACGGCAGGCACCCGCGCTACCCCGCGGCGTCGTTGCTTGGGGTCACCTCGACCGCGGCCAGCTCGTCGTCGCGGATGCCGTAGTGGCTGAGCTGCACGGAGTACTCGCTGGCGAACCAGCGCTCCAGATCCGCCAACGGCGCCGCGTCGAACTCCGGCGCGACGCAGAGGGTCTTGCCGTCGGGCGCGGCGCACGGCTCGTAGTCGTCGATGATGACCTCGCCCCCCTTGATCACGTACCGCGGCAGGGCGAACATCTCCGCGGCGTTGTCGCTCGGCGTGTAGAGCGTGATGTCGGCGTCGGCGCCGACGTCGAGGCGGCCCTTGTTCGTCAGGCCGAGGATCCGCGCCGGGCTCGCCCGGGTGATAATCGCAATCTCCTGCAGCGTGTACTCGCGGTCGATCCCGGCCAGGCCGCAGCGGTCCCGCAGTTCGGGCGGGCACCCCGCCAAGACGGCGTTACGGTGGTCGCGATCCATCAGCAGTCGGATCAGTTCGGGGTAGGCGAGGAACGAGCCGCCGTTGGGGCTGTCGGTGCTGAGCGCCAGCCGCCACGGGTCGTCGATTAGCAGGTGCCACTCGAGGCCGACCGCCCACTGCAGGGCGTTGAACAGGTTCTTGTGCTTGTACTCCATCGGCAGCACGCCGCAGCCGGCCTCGACTTCGGTGTCGTGGCAGTACCAGCGGTCGCCGGTGGTCTTGTAGAGGTAGTGCCCGAGCGGCCCGTCGCCGGTCATGCTGGTCGTGGCGCCGAACAGCACCTGGCCAACGTCGACGGTTAGGTTGCCGTGGCTGTTAACATAGTCGACCAGCGGCTCGACGCGGCTGCAGAGTGTCCCCTCGTCCTCGCCGCCGCCGCCGTAGCTGTGGAACTGGATGTGGGTCAGGTGGGCGCGGCAGCCCTCCAGCGCCTGCATGCTAGCCAGCGTCGTCCGCCAGTTGCCCGGCATCCCCAGCTGGTTGCAGTGCAGGTGCACCGGGTGGGGCAGGCCGAGCTCGCCCGCCGCCTGGGCGACGCCGCGGATGATCTGCCGCGGCGTAACGCCGTAGTGCGGCAGCTTGTCTTCGAGCCCCTGCAGGGCGCCCTGCCCTGTTTGCTTCCAGACTTCGACCCCGCCGGGGTTGACCAGCTTGGGCGCGTACCCCTTGGTCGTCCCCAGTAGCCACGCCAGGTACGACCGGAGCCGCGCCGGGTCGCCCTGCTTGAGGCAGTCCATCACGTAGTGGTTGTTCCCGAGCAGGACGTAAAAGCCCTTGTCGATGCACGGCGTGTCGGCCAGCTCCAGGTGCGCGTGCCGCGCGGCGATCGGCGGCACGGCCGCGTCGAACGCCGTGGTGTACCCCAGCCCGGCGTACTTGTAGCCGGTGGTGAAGGTGCTCGGAACGCTCCCGAGCGTACCGCTCCGGAAACCCTCTCGCCGGGCTAGCCGCTGGTCGGTTGCCCGTTTGTCGTCGCAGCGCAGCCGCCGGGCGGCGTTGACTTTGGGGCCGGCGATGTGACAGTGCATGTCCACCCCGCCCGGCATCGCCACCAGCCCCCGCGCGTCGATCACTCGGTCGGGCCTGACCGCCGGCTCTGACGGCGGTTGGATCACGCGGCCATTGTCGACCCACAGGTCGACAACCCGCCCGTCGATTCCGTTGACGGGGTCGTGCAGCGTGGCGCCGGAGATCTTAAGCATCGTCATGGAGGCAAACGTTTGTCGGCGGGCATTTTGATCGCTAGCCGGTAGTAACCCGAGCCGCTATCTTAGCCGGTTGTGCCCCTTGTCGCAGGAGTCCCTTATGAGTCGCACTCGCATCGACGCCGCAGTCGCCCGGATGAAATCGACCCGCGCGGTCCTGAAGTCGTTCCTCGCCGACCTGCAGCCGGACGAGTGGTTCTGGATGCCGCACGAAGGCGTGACCAACGTCGTGTGGCAGGTGGGGCACATCGCGGCCGCGCAGTACGGGCTGTGCATGGTGCGGGCGCGGGGCGAACAGGTCACCGACCAACTGCTGATGCCGCAGGAACTGCGTGAGCGCTACGGCCGCGCGTCGACGCCCAGCGCCACCCCCGCCGAGAACGTCGACCCGCACGAGGTGGTCCGTGTGCTCGACGCAATCGGCGAGCACGCCTACAGCGAGCTCGCCCTGCTCGACGACGATTTCCTCGACACACCGCTCGATGACCCGCACCCGATGTTCAAGACGGGGCTCGAGTCGGTCGAGTTCGCGGCTTCGCACGA containing:
- a CDS encoding AraC family transcriptional regulator; the encoded protein is MAVKLKRRSVALLIETSNAYARGLMDGVVAYQRQHARWSIYMGEHERRASPPLWLREWKGDGIIARIENEAVAEKVRRLNVPTVDVSAARLIGNIPCVETDDKEIADQGARHLASRGFRSLAFCGDRSFLWSNAREDQFAAVCKELGLECSLFMAKSVHDDDYSSTQERDRLRKWLKKLSKPVGVMACYDFRGQQILDICREIAVAVPEQVSVVGVDNDERLCSICTPPLSSVIPDAYGAGYKAAELLDQIMNGEAVTSEVYRMPPLGIAERRSSDIFAIDDEDIIAAERYIREHACEGIAIADILKAVPLSRRALEYRFRKLLHRTPHQEIIRIRIERVKALLRETDLPLAAIAMRAGFAHADYLSVAFKKVTGVPPSAYRKQNSKVASY
- a CDS encoding lactonase family protein, coding for MLCTPSILLRQSLVATIGLLSVCLQTPSARSGEQVELTAYVGTYTGQTTRGIYRLDVAIDGDQVEGAADLVAETENPSYLTLTADRQRVYAVGEITDYQGKQAGKLIAYRREDDGRLAKLNEVAVCGGAPCYVSLDRDERFALVANYADGTVCSLPILASGELGAVASSRQHAGSSVIKNRQQGPHAHCVVADPTNRFVLATDLGADKIFVYRFDAKTGELTPHDPPALAMPPGSGPRHLTFHPNGRLAVVINELNGTLTSMSWDADSGRLAIVDSESTLPPNVKQKSCADVHVHPNGRFVYGSNRGHDSIAVFAIDASTGELDPVDHVPARVKTPRNIALTPSGDYLFAGGQYSGDISVFAVDPESGGLEPVGELFAAPTPVCIRFAGRE
- a CDS encoding mechanosensitive ion channel family protein; the encoded protein is MYFLPLAQQTPSESPGDAAELDTLEIHDLNDATQTIIASLSSMLNDFLARLPLIAAAFLVIGLTWLAAAIADRVTRRTLARVRLRRSLKDLVRQIVYAAVWVVGLLVAAVIVFPGMTPSRVLTVFGLSSIAIGFAFKDIVENFFAGVLILWRFPFETGDFIECDGIEGAVEETTIRMTTLRQVDGQLIVLPNARLFKSPVRVMTSRRVRRAQLICGVDYGTDLAAAQQALTEALTQCELVSKDPPPEVFAREFGGSSIDFEICWWSGSTPKEQRAARDQVVQAIKSQLDNARIEIPFPHRTLTFKEPLRHAPSEADQA
- a CDS encoding formylmethanofuran dehydrogenase subunit A, producing MTMLKISGATLHDPVNGIDGRVVDLWVDNGRVIQPPSEPAVRPDRVIDARGLVAMPGGVDMHCHIAGPKVNAARRLRCDDKRATDQRLARREGFRSGTLGSVPSTFTTGYKYAGLGYTTAFDAAVPPIAARHAHLELADTPCIDKGFYVLLGNNHYVMDCLKQGDPARLRSYLAWLLGTTKGYAPKLVNPGGVEVWKQTGQGALQGLEDKLPHYGVTPRQIIRGVAQAAGELGLPHPVHLHCNQLGMPGNWRTTLASMQALEGCRAHLTHIQFHSYGGGGEDEGTLCSRVEPLVDYVNSHGNLTVDVGQVLFGATTSMTGDGPLGHYLYKTTGDRWYCHDTEVEAGCGVLPMEYKHKNLFNALQWAVGLEWHLLIDDPWRLALSTDSPNGGSFLAYPELIRLLMDRDHRNAVLAGCPPELRDRCGLAGIDREYTLQEIAIITRASPARILGLTNKGRLDVGADADITLYTPSDNAAEMFALPRYVIKGGEVIIDDYEPCAAPDGKTLCVAPEFDAAPLADLERWFASEYSVQLSHYGIRDDELAAVEVTPSNDAAG
- a CDS encoding DinB family protein — encoded protein: MSRTRIDAAVARMKSTRAVLKSFLADLQPDEWFWMPHEGVTNVVWQVGHIAAAQYGLCMVRARGEQVTDQLLMPQELRERYGRASTPSATPAENVDPHEVVRVLDAIGEHAYSELALLDDDFLDTPLDDPHPMFKTGLESVEFAASHELMHIGQVVLLRRLMGHQPRR